In a single window of the Gossypium hirsutum isolate 1008001.06 chromosome D02, Gossypium_hirsutum_v2.1, whole genome shotgun sequence genome:
- the LOC107908448 gene encoding zinc-finger homeodomain protein 11, protein MVLSYKECLKNHAASLGGHALDGCGEFMPTPSATPTDPASFKCAACGCHRNFHRRDPYDGPAFIHRLPPPPNRSSSPSPTHSPGPSRTPPSPVPFSYYSSAPHMLLALSTAYSGPMDEYHYHLSNSNPSVSRINNNNPSGRKRSRTKFTKEQKEKMHAFAERLGWRMPKGEEKLIQEFCNEVGVNRGVLKVWMHNNKNTFSKKEILSVGNLNLHDSHDNNNNIEDNGNALDSNSHMHNNEDSIQLHISTNNGSSTS, encoded by the coding sequence ATGGTGCTTTCTTACAAAGAGTGCCTCAAAAACCATGCAGCTAGCTTGGGTGGACATGCCCTGGATGGTTGTGGAGAGTTCATGCCTACCCCTTCTGCTACCCCAACTGACCCTGCCTCCTTCAAGTGTGCTGCCTGTGGTTGCCACCGCAACTTCCACCGCCGTGACCCTTATGATGGCCCTGCTTTCATCCACCGCCTCCCACCCCCACCTAATCGTAGCTCAAGTCCAAGCCCGACTCATAGCCCAGGTCCAAGCCGTACCCCACCTTCACCTGTGCCATTCTCTTACTACTCTTCTGCACCGCACATGCTGCTGGCCTTGAGCACTGCCTACTCAGGGCCAATGGATGAGTACCATTATCACCTCAGCAACTCCAATCCTTCGGTGTCAAGGATAAACAACAACAACCCAAGTGGGAGAAAGAGGTCAAGAACAAAGTTCACTAAGGAACAGAAAGAAAAGATGCATGCTTTCGCTGAAAGGCTTGGTTGGAGAATGCCAAAGGGTGAAGAAAAATTGATACAAGAGTTTTGCAATGAAGTTGGGGTTAATAGAGGAGTTCTCAAGGTTTGGATGCACAACAACAAGAACACTTTTAGCAAGAAAGAGATATTATCAGTTGGAAATCTCAATCTTCACGATAGCCATGACAACAACAACAATATTGAAGATAATGGAAATGCTCTTGATTCCAATAGTCACATGCACAACAATGAGGATAGTATTCAGCTTCATATTTCTACTAATAATGGGTCTTCTACATCttaa